CCACCTAATGATATCATCTTATCCTTGATAGTGTTGTTTTCTAAATTTAATAATGATGATTTTGCTAATGCAAATTGCAAAGTTTTGCATAATGGTATAGGGTTATTTATCGGGCTAAATGTTATACTAGCATTTTCATTGTCTATTTTTATTTTTATGCAAGTTTCTTTTGGGAATTTAAAATCAATCGTAGTATTATCACTCCAAAATATATTTGATATTTGTGTAAAATGTATCGGATTTATCAAGCCATCTGGTAATTTTGAGTGTCTAGCATAATATAAAGATAAATCATTTTTTAAAATTTCAATATTTGCTAATTCTTTAGTAACACTAGCATCATTTTTGATTAAAAGCATTTTAGGAACTGCAAGTCCAGCTAATATTGCGATTACAACTATCACAAATATTAATTCTATCATTGTAAAGGCTGGTCTCATCATTTTCCTTAGAAAACCCTAGCTAAAACTAGCTAAGGCTTAAAATATTAATAAAATTATAATTATTTAATATCAGTTGTATCGTAAATTGAACCGCCACCTAATTTTTCAGTTTTAGCACTTCCATCATCATTAATTAGTCTAGCAGCTTTTGCTGCAGCTATA
This portion of the Campylobacter sp. MG1 genome encodes:
- a CDS encoding type II secretion system protein translates to MRPAFTMIELIFVIVVIAILAGLAVPKMLLIKNDASVTKELANIEILKNDLSLYYARHSKLPDGLINPIHFTQISNIFWSDNTTIDFKFPKETCIKIKIDNENASITFSPINNPIPLCKTLQFALAKSSLLNLENNTIKDKMISLGGGSIYNTSNVK